The Limnospira fusiformis SAG 85.79 genomic interval GCAGATTAGCTTCTACCATCTTACGCTTGGCTAATTGACCCTGATGCAAGATATGTTGCAATTGTGCCACAGACAAGTTAACTAATTCGGCCCATTGAGCCTCAGTAGGTTCATAGCCTAATTGTTTAGCCAACTCATTGCGTTTTTCCTGCAATAAAGTTGCCTGTTGTACCTGTTTACCATAGACAATTTCTTGTTCATGGGTCAGCAGAGGAACACGACCAATTTCTCGCAGGTAGGCCCGCACCGAATCTGTGTCCGAGGTTTTAGCAGTTTTCATGGCATCTCCCCGATAGCTCTGACAAATTAAGCCCATAACTTGAACTGGAAATAAAAGCGACGGGCAATCACGCTTTTCTCCGATGTAGCAGCCAGGAACTAGAGCCGCCCAGCCTTTATCAACGCCAAGGCGTTTACATTACTCAACGTTATGTTACGAATGTTAACATTTATGAGACCAAATGACCATCCTTTTTTCGATTGAATTTTTCTAATTTGCCAAATCAATTGTTTTGAGGGTAGCCCGTAATCAATCCGGCAATTGCATCATGGAAAACAAAATCGGCTCAAGATCAGATAATTTTAGCCCCCTCCCCATATCCGTCCCAGGGAGTAGTCAGCCACAATACGCTGCATTGTTTCTAAGTTCGATAGTGAGGTATCGTCAGAAGTGACCAATAATTTTGAGTTTAAAGCCCCACCCTATAGGGGTGGCCAGCAATGAAATCTCAGCCAACTGGGTCTGTCTGTAAGGTGCGTCAGTTGTTGATTTTTCCGGTTTTCCGGTTATTTTTCTCAATCTGACGCACCCTACCAATCCTAATCATCCCCGTCTCCATGAAGCGCGGGGAATGTCAATATGCCGTTATCACTTCCTCCCCTTATGACCTACTGTCTCGGTATAATTACCTCCTCCGGCTTTGTAATGGCCGCCGACTCCCGCACCAACGCGGGAGTTGATTACATTTCTACCTATCGCAAACTATTTGATTTTTCTAATCCTGGGGAAAGGGTGATTTTACTCTCTACCGCCGGAAATCTATCTATCACCCAGGGAATTATCAGCACCCTGGAGAAAGACCTCAAATTTCACGACAATCAAAATCTCCATAACCTCGAATCCATGTATGATGTGGCTCGTTATGTGGGTGGTCAACTGCGGCGAATGCAAGAATTTGATGAAGCCTGGCTCAAAAAGCATAGCATTGATGCTAGTTGCACCTTACTGTTAGCTGGTCAGATTAAAGGTCAAGACCCCGCCCTATTCCTGATCTATAATCAAGGTAACTTCATCCATGCCACCAAGGACACCCCCTTCCTACAAATTGGAGAGACCAAATATGGTAAACCCATTTTAGATCGTACCCTCAGTTTTAATACCCAATTAGAGGCGGCGGCTAAATGCGCCCTTTTGTCTATTGACTCTACCATGAAGTCTAATATCTCTGTGGGTCCCCCTATCAATCTGGCTATGTATGAACGAGATACTTTTGTAATTGATAACTGGCTGCGTCTGCGTCTCGGAGACCCCTACCTAGCCAAAATTAGGAAAATGTGGGAAGACTCCCTTAAACAGGCTTTTGAACACATTCCCAATATCAACTGGCAACACCGGGAAGAGCAATCCTCTGAGGATATTCTGATTGACTAAGTTGGGAAAAATATCCCTCAGACAAGGTAAACCTCACCCCAGGCTTACCTTGTCGATATCACTCAATCTATCTGATTCATCATCAAACCCTTAACCGATGACTAGATATATTATTAATCGCCTATTAACTGCTATCCCTACTTTGATAGCTATCAGTGTTGTATTATTTCTAGTCTTGGCATTAGCCCCCGGCGACCCTATGGGAGAGTTCGCCTCTAACCCTTCTATTACGGCGGAAGTTCGCGAAAATATTAGGCGATCGCTTGGTTTAGATCAACCGATACTGATTCGGTATTTTAAGTGGGCTTGGTCATTTTTACAAGGGGATATGGGCTACTCTTTTACCAGCCTAGTTCCTGTCAGTGAATTAATTAGCCAACGACTACCAACCACCATCTGGATAGCTGGTTCTGCGTATATTTTGGCAGTCATTATCGCTTTTCCCTTGGGTATCATTTCCGCCATCAAGCGCTATTCACTATTTGACCAAGTAGCTACTACCTTCGCTTTTTTGGGATTCTCACTACCCCCCTTTTTTACCGGTCTGTTATTTATTATCATCTTTAGTGTGAATCTCAACTGGTTTCCGTTTATATATAATAGTAACCTACAGGTCACTAATTTATCTACATTATGGCAACAGATTCAACAGTCAATCATGCCAATTTCTGTATTGGCATTATTTCAGTCAGCCGTGTTAATGCGATTTATTAGGTCGGCTATCTTGGAGGAGTTAAACCGCGATTATGTCCGCACCGCACACGCTAAAGGATTACCTGATTTTCAGGTGATTAACTTTCATATCTTACGCAATGCTTTAATTCCTGTTATCACTTTAATGGCCTTAAATATCCCGGAAATTTTTACCGGCGCATTGGTTACAGAACAGGTGTTTAGAGTCCCCGGAATTGGCGCGCTTTTGGTCAATTCTATTTATCGTAGTGATACCCCAGTCGTCATGGGTATTACCTTTGTTTATGCGGTTTTGGTCGTGTTTTTTAACCTCATTGCTGATATACTCTATGGATTTTTAGACCCTCGAGTTCAGTATAAATAGTCCCGGATGATTGTTAAGTTATGTTAAGTTGTGTTAAGAATTGTAAAATTTTTTTTGGTGGGGGTTGGTGGCTTTTTGGCTTGACTTGTGATATCATTTTAGATAATGGGAATAGTTGCAAAATTTTTATTTATGCAAATACTCCATTATGTAACAAATATGTCAATATACTATCATTAGCTCCCGGCACTTGTCAACCCTCAGCCATGATCTGGATGAACAATTTTTTTTAAATTGACGAAAACATCAACTTGATAAGATCAAATCAAGATTAATCAATGAATGGGCCCAAAATCAAACAAAAATCAAAGGTGATATGAATAATGATGTGTTGAAAACCCGCAGTGTATTGTTAGATATATGGGTGAGATTTCGTCGGGATAAAATGGCGGTAATTGGTAGCTGTGTGTTGCTACTGATTATAGTGTCTATTGTGTTGGGTCCGATGATTTATACGACACCAGCGGATCGGATTGATTTTGGTAATTCTGTGTTACCTCCTAGTTGGAATCATCCCTTTGGTACTAATGATTTAGGACAAGACCAATTAGCGAGGATTCTGAGGGGTGGACGCATTTCTTTAGCGGTGGGTTTGGCGGCGATGTTAGTGGCGATCGCTTTAGGAACTGCTGTAGGTGCGATCGCCGGATTTTATGGAGGGATTTTAGATAGTGTATTAATGCGATGCACGGATTTATTTTTAGCTTTACCGCAACTGCCGATTTTATTATTAGTAATTTACCTATTTCGGGAACCCATGAGAGCGATCGCCGGTTCGGAAGCGGGAATTTTCATCTTAATTGTATTAGTAGTCGGGGGACTTAATTGGATGTCTGTAGCGCGGTTGGTGAGGGCGAGTTTTTTGTCAACGAGAGAGATGGATTTTGTGATAGCAGCTAAGGCGATCGGGGCTAAACCTCACCGTTTAATTTTAGTTCATATTCTCCCGAATGTTCTGACTCCGATTATTGTCGCAGCGACCCTATCAGTAGGAACAGCAATTATCACGGAATCAACCCTAAGTTTTCTAGGGTTAGGATTTCCCCCGGATATTCCCACCTGGGGAAGGATGTTATATGATGCCCAAAACTACATAGAAACAGCCCCCCACATGGTTATATTCCCTGGTGCAGCTATTTTTTTAACAGTGATTAGTATCAACTATATTGGCGATGGATTACGAGATGCACTAGACCCAAAATCTCAGCTTTAATCCTGATAATTAGCAGCCGGAAAGCGGCGTTTATGCCCAAAGATCGGTAATGAGAAAATAGCATTTCTAACTAATTAATTTTTGGGGGTAATATCAGCAAATGAGACTGTGGGATAATCAGCGAGATATCAGCCATCCTGGTTCAGTGAATGATTTAGACAAACAAGTGATTATTGATACTGATGGTTTGGTCATATTGTATGGCAATTTTTTGACGTTGGCAGAAAGCGATCGCTTATTTGGGGAGTTGTATAAATCCATTAATTGGAGACAAGAACAGATTAAAATATTTGGGAAAATCAGACCCATACCGAGACTCACAGCTTGGTATGCAGATGAAGGTAAATCCTATACATATTCAGGGATCGAACATCATGCACAACCCTGGAACCCGACACTTAAATCAATCAAATCCCAGGTTGAAGATATAGCGGAAGTGACTTTTAATAGTGTTCTAATTAATCTGTATCGGGATGGAAAAGATAGTATGTCGTGGCATAGCGATGATGAACCCGAACTAGGGAAAAATCCGATAATCGCCTCAGTCAGCTTAGGGGGAACCCGTCGATTTGCTGGGAAGCACAAAATCAGCAAAGACCGGAAATTTAATATTGATTTAACCAGCGGTAGTTTGCTGTTAATGAAAGGGGAGACACAGCACTTTTGGCAACATCAAATCCCCAAAACTTCCCGGGTTGTGGAGCCGCGAATTAATTTAACTTTTAGAATGGTAAAATCATAGCGATTAAGATATTGGGGAGGCGATCGCCTTAACCCCCAGCCATCTCGCGCCCATCCCTCAGCTAGATTTGGGTGCTGATTTGGGCATGGGATATGAAAATTTAATTAAGAAATCCGGTTGCGGAGACTTGGGGGATATTTCGTGCTATAGTATTCGAGACAGTTTACCATTGAATATCATAGATAGATTGGCATGAACAAAAGCCAAGAAATACAGAGTATTATTGCCCAACGTCAACCTCTGGCCCAAAAGGTGGCAGACATCGAAACGGGTTTATCATCGCTGTATGGTTTGATTCCGAGTTGCGAACAAGAAGGCGATCGCTCCTATTTGTCAAATGGCTAAACCAGTAATTTAGTCGCAGTGCGATCGCTAACTTAAAGGGGATTGGAAATAACAACCCTGTGTTCTAGCCTATCCAGTAAATCTACCCTTACTCCAATGAAAGCCTCCGAAACCAAGCTACTCGCCTTTATTAAGAAGTCACCGCAGTTCGCCATCCCGATTTACCAGCGTACCTACTCATGGACAGAAAAAGAATGTCGGGAGTTGTGGAGTGACATCCTGCGTACTGGCTCCAATGATGAAATCACTTCTCACTTTTTCGGTTCTATTGTCTATATTGAAAAAGGACTTTATCAAGTCTCTAGTCAGTCTCCCCTCCTAGTTATTGACGGACAGCAACGCCTAACCACAGTAACATTAATAATTGCAGCCCTGGCGAATGCCCTGGGGGACACTGAACCCGTGGAAGGGTTTTCCCCGCGCAAATTGCGAAACTATTATTTGCTTAATCCAGAAGAGGATGGAGAAAAACACTATAAGCTGATTCTCTCGCAAACTGATAAATCTTCATTGATTGCCATTCTCGACCAAGACCAGCAGCCCAAAGACTCTTCTATCCGGGTTACACAAAATTTCAGTCTATTTGAGTCACTCATTAAGGAGTCTCAAAACCATCTGGAGACTATCTGTAAAGGATTAGCGAAATTACTGGTGGTAGATGTTGCCCTGAGCCGTGAACAGGACAATCCCCAACTGATTTTTGAGAGTATGAACTCCACGGGTCGTGAGTTAACCCAAGCAGACTTAATCCGTAATTACATTCTGATGGGACTTGAACCCGAACTTCAAACCAGGCTTTATGAGAAGTATTGGCGACTTATGGAAGTGGAGTTTGGACAGGAGGCTTATGGAGAACAATTCGATAGTTTTATTCGCCATTTTTTGACGGTAAAAACTGGTAGTATTCCTAAGCAAAGTGCCGTGTATGAAAAGTTTAAAACTTATTCAAGAGAGCCACAAGTTGCTCAAGCGGGTGTGGAGGCGTTGGTCAAGGATATTCATACCTTTGCTCGGTACTACTGTGCGATGGCTTTGGGTTATGAGCAGAACCCGGAACTTAAACTAGCCTTTCAAGACCTGCAAGAATTAAGGGTAGATGTAACTTACCCATTCCTCTTAGAGCTGTATCATGATTATGCTTCAGGTGAGTTGCCTATAACAGATTTTTTGCAAGCGGTTAGACTGGTGGAATCTTATGTTTTTCGCCGTGCGATTTGTGGTATTCCTGCTAATTCATTAAACAAAACTTTTGCTAACTTTACGAAAGCCATCAAAAAAGATCGCTATCTCGAAAGCATTCAGACTAATTTTCTGGTACTGCCGTCTTATCGACGGTTTCCTAATGATGATGAATTTAAGCGATCGCTGCAAACCAAAGACCTTTATAATGTTCGCCATTACAATTACTGGCTGCGACGGTTGGAAAATCACGATCGCAAAGAACGAGTAGCAGTAGATGAATACACCATTGAACATATTATGCCCCAGAATAAAAATCTTTCTCCTGCATGGAAGGATTCACTGGGTCCAGACTGGCAACGTATTCACAAAACTTATTTGCATACCCTGGGAAATCTAACCCTGACTGCATACAACTCGAAATATAGTGATAAATCCTTTCTTGAGAAGCGTGATATGGAAAAAGGCTTTAAAGAAAGTCCCTTGAAGTTGAATCAAGGGTTGGGACAGATTGAGCAGTGGGATGAAAATGCTATTCTCCAACGAGCAGAACGACTCTCTCAAATGGCGCTAGATGTTTGGATTGCGCCAAAATTAGAATATGATGTGCTTGATGGTGATTAACTTAACCCTCAGAAATCAGGTTACACGATACAAGATCACCCCTATAATTAATGACCCCAAGGCAATTTGCCGAGATGTATCCGGTGTGGGGCGATGGGGAAATGGGGATGTTGAACTTGGTATCAAATCTCTTGATGAATTGCCCTATGTTTTATGGTTGGTGAGGCAATCCCTAGAAAAACAAATGGGAGAATTAGAGTAGATGATTTAAACTCAGTATACGGGGGATTTGGTATCGGATATCTGGCGTGCTGTTGATGAAAGGTGAAATGCAGAACCTTTGGCAATATCAAATCCTCAAAACTTCCCAAGTTGTGTAACCCCGAATTAATTGAACTTTTAGAATGGTAAAATCATAGCGATTAAGATATTGGGGAGGCGATCGCCTTAGTCCCAAACAATCTCGCGCCCATCTCTCAACTAGATTTAGGTGCTGATTTCAGCATGGGATATGAAAATTTAATTAAGAAATCCGGTTTCGGAGACTTGGGGGATATTTTGTGCTATAGTATCCCGAAAAGTTTACCATTGAATATCATGGATAGATTGGCATGAACAAAAGCCAAGAAATACAGAGTATTATTGCCCAACGTCAACCTCTGGCCCAAAAGCTGGCAGACATCGAAACCGGTTTATCATCGCTGTATGGTTTGATTCAGAGTTGCGAACAAGAACGCGATCGCCAGCTTGAATATTGGTCGGGGAATACGGCAACCCAGGAAAAACTCCGAAATCTGGATTTTGCCCAATTTGAGCAAATTGCCCGTTCTTCTCTCGCATCATTGCACCGACTCCAGGGCAGATTTTCCCGCCAAACCCTTAATATTGGGGTGATTGGGCGCATGGGACAAGGGAAAAGCACCTTGTTGCAGAGTTTAAGTGGGCTGACAAATGACGTGATTCCGGCAATGCAGGGGAAGGCTTGCACGGCAGCGCGTAGCACCATTTTTCATCAACCCAGAAATTCCACCACCGCCGAAATTCAATTTCACGATCGCGAGTCTTTTTTAAAAGAGGTGATTATTCCCTACTACGAGAAACTCGGATTGACCCCCGTGCCGCGTTCTTTTGAAGAGTTTGCCCATAGCGAGATTCCCACTTTACCCACTAAGGCGGATCAAACGGACATTAACATTTATAACCGCTTGAAAGACGATTATCATATCCATGCTAAGAAATATCAAGAATACTTGGGGAGGGGTTCTTTAACTGTTCAAGACGAGTCACAGATTTCTGATTATGTAGCGTCAAAATATAATCGGGACTATCAACTAACTAACCATCAATGTTTGGCGGTTAAGCACGTTAAAATATCTTGTCGGTTTCCCCTGGATGAAATAGGGGCGATCGCTCTAGTAGATGTTCCCGGCTTAGGGGATTTCCGCTTAGGAGATGAGAGTTTAGTGATTGAAGCCCTCGCTCAAGAAGTGGATTTTATTCTGTTTATTCGCAAACCTTCCAAAGACCGGGCAAACTTCGAGCAGAATGATACACAATTATATGCTTTGGCGAATAAAGCCTTAAACGATTTGCCCTCTCGGTCTATATTGGTACTGAATGCGGATAGCAATGGGGAAAATCAGGAAAGTTGCCTTTCTCTGAAACGGGATATTGATTCTGAAACGGTGAAAATGCCGGTGTTAGATTGTGTGATTGCTGACTGTTCTTCCCAGGAAGAAGCAAATAACAAAGTGCTTCAGGCGGTTCTGGATAATCTGCGATCGAATGTGACGCAACTAGACCGGAATTATACCCAACAAAAAATCACCGATTTGCAAGCCAGCCTCACCGAATTAAAGCAGCAATTGCAACTAGCCCAGGGAATCTTACCAGATATCGATGAAGATGAAATAGCCAATGAGTATGAGGATTTATTTGAGGAATTTTGGGAGAATATAACCAATGAAATGACCGATTTGCAAAAGGAACTGATTAAAACTCGCGAAGACCAAGATGAAAACCTAAAAACTCAAATTGAAACGGTACTGGAAGCCTGTCGGAAAGTGGAAATGCCGACGATTGAAGAAATAGAGAAACGTCGGAACCGACTGGAATCTTACGCCAGCACTTACAGTGAATATTTGATAGAAATGAGAACCAATCTATCGCTCAAATTCCTGGACATGGATAAAGGATTGAAAAAAACCATTGAACGCACCAAAAATAAAGTGGCTGCTGTTTTAGTGGAAAAATGCAATTTAGGTGGGCTGGCAAAAGTTAGTGGGGAAGAGTTTTTGGCGGAAGTTGCTAGTCAAATTCCCCCAGACTATACGGAACTGAAAAAAGGGTTTGAGATTCTCTCAGAATTTAATCTCTCTTATCGAGGATTAATTCAGCATCGGATTCGCTTGCAATTGGATCCGTTAACCCCGGATAAAACCGCAGGATTGAAAACAGAAGGTGTGAAGGCTCAAGATATTTTAGATACCTTAAACGAACTGTATCAACAAACAATTTACAATTGTGAAGATGCTTTGAAGGGATTTTTATCTGAACCGAGCCAAGCCTCTTTTGCTATAGTAGAAGAGTTTGCCGATCGCGTTCTCCGAGCCAAAAGCGCCAAGAAGGAATGGAAACGATTTTTGCGCCGCAAGCGGGGTCAGATTTGGGAAGATTTTGATAACCTGCAAAAACAAAGTAATGCCAGTCAAAAATGGTCAAGACTTTTAGAGTCTGCTTATGGTCATATCGATGACTTAGAAGCATCCTTAAATAATTTGTAGAACCATCAAAAAACCAGAGTAACTTTGTGAGGATAGTCAATGACATCTGTTTGGAAAAACCCATTTCGCCAGGAACTACAAAAGCTAAATGTCACCATGCTGGGGCCGGGTGGTGTAGGTAAAACTAGCTTACTAGCAGCCATGTATGACCAGTTTGATAACGTCAGTCAGGATTTACAACTGCTGGCTGTAGGACAAAGTAAATTTGAGTTAGATACAAGACTCAAAGAACTTAAAAGTATGGTGGAATCCAGCAGTAGTATTAAAGTGCAAGATGGGGTTAGCGGAACGAAAAGTAAACCCCGATCATTTAAGTTTGAGTTTGGACAAACCGGAACTGCTCCAGTTTTAGAAATTAATTTCCAAGATTATCCAGGAGGATGGTTAGAAGAAGATGAACACAAAAACAAGGTGAAAGACTTGATTCGAGACTCGGTAGCGGTGTTGATTCCTATTAATACCCCCCCTTTAATGGAAAGGGAGGGAAAATACCATGAGAAGTTTAATCAGCCAACCCAATTAAATGATCTGTTCAAAAATATCTACAAGGATTTAGATTCACCCCGTCTGGTAATCCTGGCACCGGTCAAATGTGAAAAATACATTAAAAACCCCCCAGAGTTATTTAGAAAGGTGAGAGAGGGTTATCAGAAAATGCTGAATCAGTTTGCCAGTGAGAACTTATTGCCAAAAGTGGCGGTGGCGATTACGCCAGTACAAACCGTTGGCAGTGTAGTATTTTCACGATTTGAAGAAATTGATGAACAGCCAATTTTTTACTATCGAAAACCACAGCCAACCGACCCCTATCAGCCGCAAAATACGGAAGTTCCTTTACGGTATCTATTGCGGTTTTTGCTGAAATTACATCTGGATAGGAGACGGGCTTCTATATTCACCATAATTCCCGATTTTTTGGGTCAACAGGTGGGGCTGTCAAATAATGAGCGGCTGATCAATGCGGTGAGTCGCTTTGCGGAACCGAGAAACGATGAAGCGGAGATTGTTCAAGGAATAGAGTGGTTGAAACTATAAGAGGATTAAACATGGATACTTATGTACAAAGCCGTGGGATTTCTAAAGACTACTGCTGGTTAGATCAAAATCAAAGGAAAATTTCCGATCTGCCGGAGAATTTTAAGCGAATGCTAAAAATGGTGGATGGGGATTATTTTTCCCTGGTGATTTATCGTGCCAATGGTCAGTTATCTTTGTTGGTTACGGCGTTGAAATCGCAAAATCGCATCGATAACCAAACTCGAAAAATTTGTAATTCGGTTGTGTGGGCGGGCTGGGTTGGTCAAGATTCTGATGAAGCCATATTGCGATCGCTTGCGATTCAAGCATTAAATGGGGAGTTAGCGGCGAAAGTCGATCCAGCGGTTATTTCGGAAAATAATGCTCAAGGATTTACGGTAAACTTCGACCTCTTAAAACCTAAGAATATTGGCGTTGTGTCCGTGCAAAATAACCCGGCTGATTCGGAGAAAATCGGCAACTTATCCGCCCTAAAAGATGAGCTAATTGGCGACCTGAAAAAATATGCTTTGCCGAAACATGACGGGATGTTAGTTGTAGTTGGCTCAACGGTCTCGAAATCCAGCCTTGAAGAAGAGCGAGTTTGGCGAGGTTTGTCGGATCAAATTTCTGATGATAGCTGGATAGACTTGGCTGGGGAGGATGATAAAAGTGACAACTTTCGCCGTCAATCTTCTTCTTCTAATCGTGATACTAATATATCTTCAAAGCCCGAAAAATCGAAATCTGGAACTGCTTCTACGCCTTCTTCGGGTTTACCGAAATCTTTTTCGGCCTCTCGAAGAAGTGATCAAAGAACTCCAGAAGATTCTCCCCTGAAAAAATGGATGCCGATTATTATCGCTTTTGTAATCGGTTCATTAATTGGGATAGTTGGACATTACCTATACCACACTAATATCCCCAATAGGCAAAGATCTCAAATTGAACAAAATCAAAAAATAATTGATGGTCAGCAAGAAACGATTGACCAAAATAAAGGAAAAATTGATCAACAGAACGACACGATCGCCCAAAACGCAGAAACCATCAAAAATGAAGAAAAACTCATCAAAGAAATGCTAGATTATCTAAATGAATTTACCCAAAAAGGTTCACCCTTAATCAAGCGTGTTGAGGAGTTGGTCGATAAAATTCAAAAATAAATAACCGCCAGACATTTAAGGGCGATCGCAGTAACTTTCGTTGCTCAGTTTAGGGTTGCTATATTCTCATGTTAAATGTCAATTTCCAGGGGACTGAAACTGCGCCATTAACCAGGCTCCAACTTGTGACTGGTCTTGATTGCGGCTCCGTTGCAGGGCTTGGTCTAGGGTGGCTATCTCTAGTCCTGGAAACATCACAGAGATATCAATTCGCTGACTCCCGCGATCGCTCATTTGATAAGCCAATACTTCCCCAGTTTCGACGTTCACAATCCAATATTCAGCAATCCCGACATCTTCATACAGCACTCGCTTAACGGTGCGATCGTCAAGCAGGGATGATTTTGCCACCTCCACCACCAAATCTGGCACGGGATACTCTTCCAGATTCACAATATCCGTGCCGCTAGGGATGGCGGTTGCTTTGTTGCCAACATAATACGCTAAATCGGGCTGAAATTCGGCATAGCCAGTTTTGCGGAAGGAACAGTTGTCTAAAATCGTGAACGGAATGCCTTTCAAAATGCCATAGAGATTAACAGCCAGGGAAATCACACTATGATTTGTGCTGTGGTCAAAGCCTACGGAGACTTGCATTTCTAATCTCATTCGCCCATTGCTGTAATAGCCTTTAGATTTAGCATGGGCGGGGTCATCCAAAGCACTCAGGTACTCATTCCAGGTAGCCGGAACCCAGGTATCACTAGCGATTAGATTAGAGAGGGGATTCATGCTCATCTTTAAATGCTTAACAGATTCAAACGGGGGTGGTTTAGTTTACGAGCCGCATAGATTAGACAAGCCTTGAGATCATCAGCTTCCAGATCGGGCATTTCTTCAAGGATTTCTCCCTGACTTAAACCGGAGGCAAACAAGTCCAGGACATCGGATACTCGGATTCTCATTCCTCGGATACAGGGGCGACCGCCACATTGTCTAGGATTAACGGTAATTCTGGAAAGTAGTTCGCTCATACTTGATGGTTCCCTTGTGATTCGGTTCGATTCACGGTGTCGTTAATTTTAGTTTACTATAGCAATCCTAAATGATTTGTAACATTTTTAGCTCCCCTCTCCCGTTCTGGGAGAGGGGTTGGGGGTGAGGGTCTTCCACAACTGATTTAGGACTGCTATAGAAATTCCTGGAGTTCTGACTTACTGTCTTTACGAAGTCCCATCTAATCCGGTTAAATAGCCCAAACCCATTGTTCCAGAAACCCGGTTTTGGGTCAGGATGCGCGAATAAGTGGGAGATGACCTAATCTGGCATTAATCACCTGTCCAATCTTCAATTTTTAATGCCGGAACTTTCCTGAAATCTTGGAGGTTTCGGGTTAACAAAACCCTATCACGGGACAGGGCGATCGCCGCCATTCTCAGATCCATTGTAGAGACTCGAATTTTTTGCTGTCGTAGCTCCTGGAAAACAGCGATCGCCTGAACATCAAAGGGTAAAATGGGAGCCGAGGTAAAGCATTGGAGAATCTCTGACAATAGAGTATATCCCCGCCGGATATCAGTATCGGTCTGAGCACGGTTAATAAAATCATGAGCGCCAACAACCTGCTCATGAAAGCTCACAATTGAAAAAGCAAAGTTGTCTAAGGTTACAAGTTTTCGGTCGCGAAACTGATAAATTGCTGACAGTGATCCAACAAAATTTCAACCTCAACATCCGTGATTTTCAAGTCATCATCAACGCTATAATCAGCAGTTGCTCGTTTATTTTGGGCATTAATCAAAAACCGATGAAATTCCAGAGGAACAATCCATTTTTTAGCGATATCTCGCCCAAAAGCTGCAATAACTGCTCCATGACTTGAGAACGTCAAATCTTGCTCCCAAAGAAAAGCTTCAGCAATGTAAAACATCCCATAGTAAGCTCGTGAGGCAGCAAAATCATAAAACCCCTGTTCGTTTAAAACCTGAGCCGCTTGATAACTTTCTTGAGCTTTGGCGATTAATTTTTGAGAC includes:
- a CDS encoding proteasome-type protease, whose translation is MTYCLGIITSSGFVMAADSRTNAGVDYISTYRKLFDFSNPGERVILLSTAGNLSITQGIISTLEKDLKFHDNQNLHNLESMYDVARYVGGQLRRMQEFDEAWLKKHSIDASCTLLLAGQIKGQDPALFLIYNQGNFIHATKDTPFLQIGETKYGKPILDRTLSFNTQLEAAAKCALLSIDSTMKSNISVGPPINLAMYERDTFVIDNWLRLRLGDPYLAKIRKMWEDSLKQAFEHIPNINWQHREEQSSEDILID
- a CDS encoding ABC transporter permease, with protein sequence MTRYIINRLLTAIPTLIAISVVLFLVLALAPGDPMGEFASNPSITAEVRENIRRSLGLDQPILIRYFKWAWSFLQGDMGYSFTSLVPVSELISQRLPTTIWIAGSAYILAVIIAFPLGIISAIKRYSLFDQVATTFAFLGFSLPPFFTGLLFIIIFSVNLNWFPFIYNSNLQVTNLSTLWQQIQQSIMPISVLALFQSAVLMRFIRSAILEELNRDYVRTAHAKGLPDFQVINFHILRNALIPVITLMALNIPEIFTGALVTEQVFRVPGIGALLVNSIYRSDTPVVMGITFVYAVLVVFFNLIADILYGFLDPRVQYK
- a CDS encoding ABC transporter permease; the encoded protein is MNNDVLKTRSVLLDIWVRFRRDKMAVIGSCVLLLIIVSIVLGPMIYTTPADRIDFGNSVLPPSWNHPFGTNDLGQDQLARILRGGRISLAVGLAAMLVAIALGTAVGAIAGFYGGILDSVLMRCTDLFLALPQLPILLLVIYLFREPMRAIAGSEAGIFILIVLVVGGLNWMSVARLVRASFLSTREMDFVIAAKAIGAKPHRLILVHILPNVLTPIIVAATLSVGTAIITESTLSFLGLGFPPDIPTWGRMLYDAQNYIETAPHMVIFPGAAIFLTVISINYIGDGLRDALDPKSQL
- a CDS encoding alpha-ketoglutarate-dependent dioxygenase AlkB family protein, with translation MRLWDNQRDISHPGSVNDLDKQVIIDTDGLVILYGNFLTLAESDRLFGELYKSINWRQEQIKIFGKIRPIPRLTAWYADEGKSYTYSGIEHHAQPWNPTLKSIKSQVEDIAEVTFNSVLINLYRDGKDSMSWHSDDEPELGKNPIIASVSLGGTRRFAGKHKISKDRKFNIDLTSGSLLLMKGETQHFWQHQIPKTSRVVEPRINLTFRMVKS
- a CDS encoding DUF262 domain-containing protein, which codes for MKASETKLLAFIKKSPQFAIPIYQRTYSWTEKECRELWSDILRTGSNDEITSHFFGSIVYIEKGLYQVSSQSPLLVIDGQQRLTTVTLIIAALANALGDTEPVEGFSPRKLRNYYLLNPEEDGEKHYKLILSQTDKSSLIAILDQDQQPKDSSIRVTQNFSLFESLIKESQNHLETICKGLAKLLVVDVALSREQDNPQLIFESMNSTGRELTQADLIRNYILMGLEPELQTRLYEKYWRLMEVEFGQEAYGEQFDSFIRHFLTVKTGSIPKQSAVYEKFKTYSREPQVAQAGVEALVKDIHTFARYYCAMALGYEQNPELKLAFQDLQELRVDVTYPFLLELYHDYASGELPITDFLQAVRLVESYVFRRAICGIPANSLNKTFANFTKAIKKDRYLESIQTNFLVLPSYRRFPNDDEFKRSLQTKDLYNVRHYNYWLRRLENHDRKERVAVDEYTIEHIMPQNKNLSPAWKDSLGPDWQRIHKTYLHTLGNLTLTAYNSKYSDKSFLEKRDMEKGFKESPLKLNQGLGQIEQWDENAILQRAERLSQMALDVWIAPKLEYDVLDGD